The Streptomyces sp. NBC_01275 genome has a segment encoding these proteins:
- a CDS encoding spirocyclase AveC family protein — protein MTQELRPTVAAGFSVRTRISPVGVWSGLGVAAVALQAWVLGRWLIFSELRSAPPSGYRISGARMAAAWALQVVVAATVLSIGIVLVRRCLRERTVTFDAALYTGLVLSMWQDPILYWNKLYVVYNQNLPNVETWGPYIPGWHGPDTAGQPIYESVAGGSGLAYPIVMVWFWLQYKVYRQIARRRPHWSSWRLFLTAAGIGALIDLPLEPLFLFTGVFAYPVGYPPLTLFTGHWYQLPLLEVLSASLVLVTPVLVLRRIDQSRPVPWLFSTSSRTTTPARPLIRLLAGVGLANVVILAYLLSNVAIAELGGPFPRDMPSWLW, from the coding sequence ATGACGCAAGAACTGAGGCCGACGGTCGCCGCGGGTTTCTCCGTCCGTACTCGTATCTCACCGGTCGGTGTCTGGAGCGGTCTGGGGGTGGCCGCTGTCGCCCTGCAGGCGTGGGTTCTGGGCCGGTGGCTCATCTTCAGCGAGCTCCGGTCCGCCCCGCCGTCGGGCTACCGGATCTCGGGTGCGCGGATGGCCGCGGCCTGGGCCTTGCAAGTGGTCGTCGCCGCGACCGTACTGTCCATCGGGATCGTCCTCGTACGCCGCTGCCTGCGGGAACGGACGGTCACCTTCGACGCCGCGCTCTACACAGGACTTGTGCTGTCCATGTGGCAGGACCCGATCCTGTACTGGAACAAGCTGTACGTCGTCTACAACCAGAACTTGCCGAACGTGGAGACCTGGGGCCCCTATATTCCCGGCTGGCACGGCCCGGACACCGCAGGCCAACCCATCTACGAGTCGGTGGCCGGCGGCTCGGGGCTGGCGTATCCCATCGTGATGGTCTGGTTCTGGCTCCAGTACAAGGTGTACCGGCAGATCGCCCGTCGTCGGCCGCACTGGAGCAGCTGGCGGCTGTTCCTGACCGCGGCGGGAATCGGGGCCCTCATCGACTTGCCCCTTGAGCCCCTGTTCCTGTTCACCGGTGTGTTCGCCTATCCGGTCGGGTACCCCCCGCTCACGTTGTTCACCGGGCACTGGTACCAGCTGCCTTTGCTGGAGGTTCTGTCGGCCAGCCTCGTCCTGGTCACCCCCGTCCTCGTGCTGCGCCGGATCGACCAGTCCCGCCCGGTCCCCTGGCTCTTCTCGACGAGCAGCCGAACCACGACGCCGGCGCGCCCCCTCATCCGGCTCCTCGCGGGCGTGGGCCTGGCCAACGTCGTGATCCTGGCTTATCTCCTGAGTAATGTCGCCATCGCGGAACTCGGCGGCCCGTTCCCCCGCGACATGCCGAGCTGGCTCTGGTGA
- a CDS encoding terpene synthase family protein, with protein MPPLSPAIDKRPFYCPIPPAPHPPADTLDADSVRWMVDFGICTPGSWITQINSGHVAAMMIPLHEGIPARHMSLFSDVCYWTYAWDDARDARLDLRPPAALTSHCQRLDRILDHPEIRPHESDPYCQALWDLRRRLAELPDTDQAIRVTDGLRRFFHGCHHWTRMQRKRAIPSLNDYLLARSDDCAGSWMVPFYPLIGGYRLTFQEAADPLTLILNDLVPLVGALDNDIVSYHREAAIGEFNVLDVLQQENGYSLSHAVTDTIALRDRLMTLYVRIRDHLARTAGPHLARFAHDIGYIIRGHMEWALETSRYRAPQNAKTGTLHDATAFTIAWSDHPADDNPHPPELPAISWWWDYIRAAEANGCGVEDLPPARR; from the coding sequence ATGCCGCCTCTCTCCCCAGCGATCGACAAGCGCCCCTTCTACTGCCCCATACCCCCCGCACCCCATCCGCCGGCTGACACACTCGACGCCGACTCGGTGCGCTGGATGGTGGACTTCGGGATCTGCACGCCCGGCTCCTGGATCACCCAGATCAACAGCGGGCACGTCGCCGCCATGATGATCCCGCTCCACGAGGGCATCCCAGCCCGGCACATGAGCTTGTTCTCCGACGTCTGCTACTGGACCTACGCCTGGGACGACGCACGCGACGCACGCCTGGACCTGCGGCCCCCCGCCGCACTGACCTCACACTGCCAGCGCCTGGACCGGATCCTCGACCACCCCGAAATCCGCCCGCACGAGAGCGACCCCTACTGCCAGGCCCTGTGGGACCTGCGCCGCCGCCTCGCCGAACTCCCCGACACCGACCAGGCCATCCGCGTCACCGACGGCCTGCGCCGCTTCTTCCACGGCTGCCACCACTGGACCCGCATGCAGCGCAAACGCGCGATTCCCAGCCTCAACGACTACCTGCTCGCCCGCAGCGACGACTGCGCCGGCAGCTGGATGGTGCCGTTCTATCCCCTCATCGGTGGCTACCGGCTCACATTCCAGGAAGCCGCCGACCCGCTCACCCTGATCCTCAACGACCTCGTCCCCCTGGTCGGCGCCCTGGACAACGACATCGTCTCCTACCACCGCGAAGCCGCCATCGGAGAGTTCAACGTCCTCGACGTCCTGCAACAGGAGAACGGCTACTCCCTCTCGCACGCCGTCACCGACACGATCGCCCTGCGCGACCGCCTCATGACCCTGTACGTACGCATCCGCGACCACCTCGCCCGCACCGCCGGCCCCCACCTCGCCCGCTTCGCACACGACATCGGCTACATCATCCGCGGCCACATGGAATGGGCCCTGGAAACCAGCCGCTACCGAGCACCCCAGAACGCGAAAACCGGGACGCTCCACGACGCCACCGCGTTCACCATCGCCTGGAGCGACCATCCCGCCGACGACAATCCCCACCCACCAGAGCTTCCTGCGATCTCGTGGTGGTGGGATTACATTCGGGCCGCCGAAGCCAACGGGTGCGGCGTGGAAGACCTGCCTCCTGCCCGGCGCTGA
- a CDS encoding Rieske 2Fe-2S domain-containing protein, protein MFGRKRQRWYTKPDLRPAAGDEAFPPALPNPAGWFCIGFSDEVRPGQVVTRMLVDRDVVLYRTRKGLLRVTEAYCPHLGAHLGVGGTVERENLVCPFHRFAYAPDGTCVKTAYGKRPPKARLRQLEVREINGGIIFAWYDHDGAGPQWELPEVDLTGYSPLVHITVDMPTHPQEIGENTVDEGHFPVMHKSPILEIRPYTFTGHVLGLNFTMRVPLPHLPRAAMTVTYDGELHGLGYTAGSMTLKAGPVLRGWIMPTVVGPWRIQLRFAACLRLPAPRWLPPRLGQPLAYAAARALCDIGLRTTAAGFVLNDDSPIWHTKRYQPAPRLADGDGPITAYRRWAQQFYPGGHRLADEQKGTHAASLPSDRQAPLLLPHTPRTPSAG, encoded by the coding sequence ATGTTCGGTCGCAAGCGACAGCGCTGGTACACGAAACCCGACCTGCGCCCCGCGGCAGGCGACGAAGCCTTCCCGCCCGCCCTGCCCAACCCCGCGGGCTGGTTCTGCATCGGCTTCTCCGACGAAGTCCGGCCCGGCCAGGTTGTCACCCGCATGCTCGTGGACCGCGACGTCGTGCTGTACCGCACCCGCAAGGGGCTCCTTCGGGTGACCGAGGCATACTGCCCGCACCTGGGCGCACACCTGGGAGTCGGCGGCACCGTCGAACGCGAGAACCTCGTCTGCCCCTTCCACCGGTTCGCCTACGCACCCGACGGAACCTGCGTGAAGACCGCCTACGGCAAGCGCCCTCCCAAAGCCCGGCTGCGGCAGCTCGAGGTCCGGGAGATCAACGGCGGCATCATCTTCGCCTGGTACGACCACGACGGCGCCGGGCCGCAGTGGGAACTCCCCGAAGTCGACCTGACCGGGTATTCACCGCTGGTGCACATCACCGTGGACATGCCCACCCACCCCCAGGAGATCGGCGAGAACACGGTCGACGAGGGGCACTTCCCCGTCATGCACAAGTCGCCGATCCTGGAGATCCGCCCCTACACCTTCACGGGGCACGTCCTCGGCCTCAACTTCACGATGCGCGTCCCGCTCCCTCATCTGCCCCGCGCGGCCATGACCGTGACCTACGACGGGGAACTCCACGGCCTGGGCTACACGGCCGGATCCATGACCTTGAAGGCCGGGCCCGTCCTGCGCGGCTGGATCATGCCCACCGTTGTCGGGCCCTGGCGGATCCAGCTGCGGTTCGCCGCCTGCCTGCGCCTGCCCGCCCCGCGCTGGCTGCCACCCCGTCTCGGCCAGCCCCTGGCCTACGCCGCCGCCCGGGCCCTGTGCGACATCGGGCTGCGCACCACCGCCGCCGGTTTCGTGCTGAACGACGACAGCCCGATCTGGCACACCAAGCGCTACCAGCCGGCCCCGCGCCTGGCCGACGGAGACGGCCCGATCACGGCCTACCGCCGCTGGGCCCAGCAGTTCTACCCCGGCGGGCACCGGCTGGCCGACGAGCAGAAGGGCACCCATGCCGCCTCTCTCCCCAGCGATCGACAAGCGCCCCTTCTACTGCCCCATACCCCCCGCACCCCATCCGCCGGCTGA
- the uppS gene encoding polyprenyl diphosphate synthase: protein MAALRHVAVIVDGNRRWARAHHTDPASAYRRGGDRVHELLTWCEAAGMSAVTLWPLSADNLRRDPGDVRALVQVITEVVGELVDAKRWHLNLFGNTAFLGKGVHRKVCHAARHTGVVSGMTVNIAVAYDGREDITSAVRSLLTEHAGRGTAVADIVDGLTSDQIAGHLSLTGQPPVDLIIRTSGEQRLSGFLPWQSAYSEFYFCDVNWPDFTRADFDAALLSYTRRSRRYGQ from the coding sequence ATGGCGGCACTGCGGCATGTCGCCGTGATCGTGGACGGCAATCGCCGGTGGGCGCGCGCGCATCACACCGATCCGGCCTCCGCCTACCGGCGGGGTGGTGACCGCGTCCACGAGCTCCTGACGTGGTGTGAGGCGGCCGGTATGAGTGCGGTCACGCTGTGGCCTCTGTCCGCCGACAATCTGCGGCGTGATCCCGGTGACGTGCGTGCCCTGGTCCAGGTGATCACCGAAGTAGTCGGTGAGCTCGTCGATGCCAAGCGCTGGCACCTGAACCTGTTCGGTAACACGGCGTTCCTCGGCAAGGGCGTGCACCGCAAGGTCTGCCACGCCGCGCGGCACACCGGTGTGGTGTCAGGTATGACGGTCAACATTGCGGTGGCTTACGACGGGCGTGAGGACATCACCTCGGCCGTCCGGTCGCTGCTGACCGAGCACGCCGGCCGGGGGACGGCGGTCGCGGACATCGTGGACGGCCTCACCAGTGATCAGATCGCCGGCCATCTGTCCCTGACCGGGCAGCCTCCGGTGGACCTGATCATCCGAACCTCGGGCGAGCAGCGCCTGTCCGGCTTTCTGCCCTGGCAGAGCGCTTACAGCGAGTTCTACTTCTGCGACGTGAACTGGCCCGACTTCACCCGGGCGGACTTTGACGCCGCCCTCCTCAGCTATACCCGACGATCGCGGAGGTACGGGCAGTGA
- a CDS encoding SDR family oxidoreductase: protein MKITGSVALVTGANRGIGRHFAQQLLHRGATKVYATARTPHLVGLPGVEVLRLDITDPASVAAAAGAASDVTLLINNAGVFTQQNLVTGDPEKIRLEMDTNYFGTLNVVRAFTPVLAANGGGAILNVLSAMSWLAYDGANAYSASKAAAWSLTNGIRLELAGQGTAVTGLHLASTDTDMMAGWDVEKNDPADVVRAALDGIEAGKMEILADNNCVQLKAALSADPSVLYPQAVPAA from the coding sequence ATGAAGATCACCGGTTCCGTCGCCCTCGTCACCGGCGCCAACCGCGGCATCGGCAGGCACTTCGCCCAACAGCTCCTGCACCGGGGCGCCACCAAGGTCTACGCGACCGCGCGCACCCCCCACCTCGTCGGCCTCCCCGGTGTGGAGGTACTGCGGCTCGACATCACCGATCCGGCTTCGGTCGCCGCCGCGGCGGGCGCGGCCTCGGACGTCACCCTCTTGATCAACAATGCTGGCGTCTTCACCCAGCAGAACCTCGTCACCGGGGACCCCGAGAAGATCCGGCTGGAGATGGACACCAACTACTTCGGCACCCTCAACGTGGTCCGGGCGTTCACTCCCGTCCTGGCCGCCAACGGCGGTGGGGCCATCCTCAACGTCCTGTCGGCGATGTCCTGGCTCGCCTACGACGGGGCCAACGCCTACAGCGCGTCGAAGGCGGCGGCGTGGAGCCTCACCAACGGCATCCGCCTCGAACTCGCGGGCCAGGGAACCGCGGTGACGGGCCTGCACCTGGCCAGCACCGACACCGACATGATGGCCGGGTGGGACGTGGAGAAGAACGACCCCGCCGATGTCGTGCGCGCCGCCCTCGACGGCATCGAGGCCGGGAAGATGGAGATCCTCGCCGACAACAACTGCGTCCAGCTCAAGGCGGCCCTGTCCGCCGACCCGAGCGTGCTCTATCCGCAGGCGGTTCCCGCCGCCTGA
- a CDS encoding MerR family transcriptional regulator, protein MRIGELASRVGVSVRALRYYEEQDLLASARSPSGQRQYPDSAVDRVQLIQQLYSAGLPSRAILELLPCVETGDVTPALLDRLSAERDRIDTQVSTLVKTRDRLDAIITTASTARSAGRPCPR, encoded by the coding sequence ATGCGCATCGGTGAGCTGGCCTCAAGGGTGGGCGTGAGCGTGCGGGCACTGCGCTACTACGAAGAGCAGGACCTGCTGGCCTCGGCGCGCAGCCCCAGCGGCCAGCGGCAGTACCCGGACAGCGCGGTCGACCGCGTCCAGCTGATTCAGCAGCTGTACTCCGCAGGGCTGCCGAGCAGGGCGATCCTGGAACTGCTGCCGTGCGTCGAGACCGGTGACGTGACCCCCGCGCTGCTCGACCGGCTGTCGGCCGAGCGGGACCGCATCGATACGCAGGTCAGCACCCTGGTGAAAACCCGGGACCGGCTCGACGCCATCATCACCACAGCCTCCACAGCCAGGAGCGCGGGCCGGCCCTGCCCTCGTTGA
- a CDS encoding amidohydrolase family protein, translating into MRIDTHAHVYPSDYLDFLADSGVTTTGGQRGLGADDTDKELEARFSLMDRAGVDRQVISASPLTGALPDPDRAAAAARLINDRYVSLVDRHPDRFLAFVVLPLPHVDAALAELDRVFDAPGVVGVALTTSAAGRALTDPAFAPVWQELDRRGTVMYLHPAGDGVASPQITDHHLAWMVGAPVEDTVVAAQLITRGFVTCYPHVRILNSHFGGALPMLLERWDNLAHFEAPEAPLPPSQAARRMWYDTVAHSSQTALRAAVQAVGADRLVLGSDFPYQGGEHYLDTVAYIERAGLDAEDTQGILAGNAEALLGLT; encoded by the coding sequence ATGCGCATCGACACACACGCGCACGTCTACCCCAGCGACTACCTGGACTTCCTGGCCGACTCGGGCGTCACCACCACCGGCGGCCAGCGTGGGCTCGGGGCGGACGACACCGACAAGGAACTCGAGGCCCGCTTCTCCCTGATGGACCGGGCCGGTGTGGACCGGCAGGTGATCTCCGCCTCGCCGCTGACGGGCGCCCTTCCGGATCCGGATCGGGCCGCCGCCGCCGCCCGCCTGATCAACGACCGGTACGTCTCCCTGGTGGACCGCCACCCCGACCGCTTCCTGGCCTTCGTCGTGCTTCCTCTGCCGCACGTCGACGCGGCCCTGGCGGAACTCGACCGCGTCTTCGACGCGCCGGGGGTGGTGGGCGTGGCCCTGACCACCTCGGCCGCGGGCCGGGCGCTGACCGACCCGGCCTTCGCGCCGGTGTGGCAGGAACTCGACCGCCGCGGCACCGTGATGTACCTCCACCCCGCCGGCGACGGCGTCGCCTCCCCGCAGATCACCGACCACCACCTCGCCTGGATGGTCGGCGCGCCCGTGGAGGACACCGTCGTAGCGGCCCAGCTCATCACCCGCGGCTTCGTGACGTGCTACCCCCATGTGCGCATCCTCAACTCCCATTTCGGAGGGGCGTTGCCCATGCTGCTGGAGCGGTGGGACAACCTTGCCCACTTCGAGGCACCTGAGGCCCCCCTCCCGCCGAGCCAGGCGGCGCGCCGAATGTGGTACGACACCGTCGCCCACAGTTCCCAGACCGCGCTGCGGGCCGCGGTCCAGGCCGTCGGCGCAGACCGACTCGTCCTCGGCAGCGACTTCCCGTACCAGGGCGGCGAGCACTACCTGGACACTGTCGCCTACATCGAACGAGCAGGTCTCGACGCAGAGGACACCCAGGGCATCCTGGCCGGCAACGCCGAAGCGCTTCTGGGACTGACTTGA
- a CDS encoding zinc-binding dehydrogenase: MEQTMMAVRLFEHGGPEVLQYIETPIPEVGPDDVLMRVHATAVNSWDLRYRSGNLPQPLPGRPPWPLPFQLGRDAAGEIVATGENVTRWRPGDRAVQLPHPPCRNCALCLRGLENLCIDTAYPGHQVFGGYAQYVARRQDAILPIPDGVDYETAAATMWTYTTPLNCARQAPVGPGDTVVITGASGGMAIACAQLAKLSGATVIGTTTKADRDDALTKLGYDHIVHSTDPRMPAQVRELTHGLGADAVWDCVGGNDFFQLSLACTRLGGTVMVLGTPTDQGSRLELDALAVIGQQVTIASVRGATLRDQQLCLQLLADKKITPIIDRAYPLEQAAEAHTYLESHRQTGKVLLLP; the protein is encoded by the coding sequence GTGGAACAGACCATGATGGCGGTCCGCCTGTTCGAACACGGCGGCCCCGAGGTGCTCCAGTACATCGAGACGCCGATTCCCGAAGTCGGACCGGACGACGTCTTGATGCGCGTGCACGCCACGGCCGTCAACAGCTGGGACCTGCGCTACCGTTCGGGCAATCTGCCGCAGCCTCTCCCGGGACGTCCGCCGTGGCCCCTGCCCTTCCAACTCGGCCGGGACGCGGCCGGTGAAATCGTCGCCACCGGCGAGAACGTCACCCGCTGGCGCCCGGGCGACAGGGCGGTACAGCTCCCGCACCCCCCGTGCCGCAACTGCGCCCTGTGCCTACGCGGACTCGAAAACCTCTGCATCGACACCGCCTACCCAGGACACCAGGTCTTCGGCGGATACGCCCAGTACGTCGCCCGCCGCCAGGACGCCATCCTGCCCATTCCCGACGGCGTCGACTACGAGACAGCCGCAGCCACCATGTGGACCTACACCACCCCCCTCAACTGCGCGCGCCAAGCACCCGTCGGCCCCGGCGACACCGTGGTCATCACCGGCGCCAGCGGCGGAATGGCCATCGCCTGCGCACAACTGGCAAAACTGAGCGGAGCCACCGTCATCGGCACCACCACCAAGGCGGACCGCGACGATGCGCTCACCAAACTCGGCTACGACCACATCGTGCACTCCACCGATCCCCGGATGCCCGCACAGGTACGAGAGCTGACCCACGGCCTGGGCGCCGACGCCGTCTGGGACTGCGTCGGCGGCAACGACTTCTTCCAGCTCTCCCTCGCCTGCACACGACTCGGCGGCACCGTCATGGTCCTGGGCACACCGACCGACCAGGGATCCCGCCTCGAACTGGACGCACTCGCCGTCATCGGCCAGCAGGTGACCATCGCCAGCGTCCGCGGCGCCACCCTGCGCGACCAGCAACTATGCCTTCAACTGCTGGCAGACAAAAAGATCACCCCGATCATCGACCGCGCCTACCCCCTCGAACAAGCCGCCGAAGCCCACACCTACCTCGAAAGCCACCGACAGACCGGCAAAGTACTCCTCCTGCCCTAA
- a CDS encoding amidohydrolase family protein, with the protein MPDDRPFQAVTPPAEPRTKPATEATRRRFIAATAAASGAAVIGGLVAGSPARAAEAAPGSRVSTAVTGAQGGNPKHPTSGPPPRPAGGRSKDHRNTSEDKMRIVAVEEAFSVPGAIRQEEAIRQHMAVPEAIKQEWFRRLDDLTELRLADMDANGVDVQVLSYSTPGVEVIEDPAEAVAVARRINDYLAKAIAAHPTRFAGFATLPLQDPKAAVVELRRAVTELGFKGVLYNDHVRGHYLDEPQFRPVWAELERLGVTLYLHPAVVPADNWHVFDGYPVLVGPSWGWTATTGAHALRLIYGGVFDEFPRASVMLGHMGELLPFQMARLDSRYDQVPPEHRVQHLPSYYLRNNVYVTTSGVMSHAALLGAVHAVGVDRVLFSIDYPFESSAAAVEFLRSAPYAPADLASIAHGNAERVLGL; encoded by the coding sequence ATGCCCGACGACCGTCCCTTCCAAGCCGTGACTCCGCCCGCCGAGCCCCGCACCAAGCCCGCTACCGAGGCCACCCGGCGAAGATTCATCGCCGCGACCGCCGCTGCTTCAGGAGCCGCCGTGATCGGCGGTCTGGTCGCGGGGTCGCCCGCGCGGGCCGCCGAGGCCGCGCCCGGCAGCCGTGTCTCCACGGCGGTCACCGGTGCCCAGGGGGGCAACCCCAAACACCCGACGTCAGGTCCGCCGCCCCGGCCCGCAGGCGGCCGCTCGAAGGACCATCGGAACACTTCGGAGGACAAGATGCGCATTGTGGCCGTGGAAGAGGCGTTCTCCGTTCCCGGAGCCATCCGGCAGGAGGAAGCGATCCGTCAGCACATGGCAGTGCCGGAGGCGATCAAGCAGGAGTGGTTCCGGCGCCTGGACGATCTGACCGAGCTGCGGCTGGCGGACATGGACGCCAACGGCGTCGACGTCCAGGTCCTCTCGTATTCCACGCCGGGCGTGGAAGTGATAGAGGATCCCGCGGAGGCCGTTGCGGTCGCGCGGCGGATCAACGACTATCTCGCCAAGGCCATCGCCGCCCATCCGACCCGCTTCGCAGGCTTTGCGACCCTTCCGTTGCAAGATCCGAAGGCCGCGGTTGTGGAGCTGCGCCGGGCGGTGACGGAGCTCGGTTTCAAGGGCGTGCTGTACAACGACCATGTGCGGGGCCACTACCTTGACGAGCCGCAGTTCAGGCCGGTCTGGGCCGAACTGGAGCGCCTCGGTGTGACGTTGTATCTGCATCCGGCTGTCGTTCCGGCAGACAACTGGCATGTCTTCGACGGGTATCCCGTGCTGGTCGGGCCCTCCTGGGGATGGACCGCGACGACGGGTGCCCATGCGCTCCGGCTGATCTACGGCGGAGTGTTCGACGAGTTCCCCCGCGCGTCGGTGATGTTGGGCCACATGGGCGAGCTGCTGCCGTTCCAGATGGCCAGGCTCGACAGCCGCTACGACCAGGTGCCCCCCGAGCACAGGGTCCAACACCTGCCCTCCTACTACCTGCGGAACAACGTGTACGTCACCACCAGCGGAGTCATGTCGCATGCCGCGCTGCTGGGAGCCGTCCATGCCGTGGGTGTCGACCGGGTGCTGTTCTCCATCGACTACCCGTTCGAGTCCAGCGCTGCGGCGGTGGAATTCCTGCGCTCCGCACCGTACGCGCCGGCCGACCTCGCGAGCATCGCGCACGGCAACGCCGAGCGCGTTCTGGGACTGTGA
- a CDS encoding IclR family transcriptional regulator: MENSGSLSPSPSYPVSAAGNALRVVRLLHELDELRVMDVADRLGVARSTAHRILAMLVFEGFAVQDRHKVYRPGPALQAIRGSQAAPPPDLITIAHPHLQRLADAVRETTHLMVLEGNGSRFLDGVEGPQALRVSYRTGTLLPAHVTSGGKALLAALPTDRLRALYPNGLPDGRAKAPKDFESLMNELVSVRRHGYALNFQESERGVHAVGACVRDRTGAAVAAVVVAAPSVRCTRARLAELSQPLLAAARDIGQGL; the protein is encoded by the coding sequence ATGGAGAATTCAGGCAGTCTTTCGCCGAGCCCTTCGTATCCGGTGAGCGCCGCCGGCAACGCCCTGCGCGTCGTCCGGCTGCTGCACGAGCTCGACGAACTTCGGGTGATGGACGTCGCCGACCGGCTCGGCGTCGCGCGCTCGACCGCGCACCGCATCCTCGCGATGCTCGTCTTCGAGGGATTCGCAGTGCAGGACCGCCACAAGGTGTACCGGCCGGGGCCGGCTCTGCAGGCGATCAGGGGAAGCCAGGCAGCCCCTCCTCCGGACCTGATCACCATCGCCCACCCCCACCTGCAACGGCTGGCGGACGCCGTTCGAGAGACGACCCACCTGATGGTGCTCGAGGGCAACGGCAGCCGCTTCCTCGACGGCGTGGAAGGCCCACAGGCGCTGCGCGTCAGCTACCGCACCGGCACACTCCTGCCCGCCCACGTGACCTCGGGCGGCAAGGCCCTGCTCGCGGCACTGCCGACTGACCGGCTCCGGGCCCTCTACCCCAACGGACTCCCCGACGGCCGGGCCAAAGCTCCCAAGGACTTCGAGAGCCTGATGAACGAGCTGGTGTCCGTGCGCCGCCACGGCTACGCCCTCAATTTTCAGGAGAGCGAGCGCGGAGTGCACGCCGTCGGCGCGTGTGTGCGCGACCGCACCGGCGCCGCCGTAGCTGCCGTGGTCGTGGCGGCTCCGTCCGTCCGCTGCACCCGCGCAAGGCTCGCTGAACTGTCCCAACCTCTGCTCGCGGCCGCGCGGGACATCGGTCAGGGTCTGTGA
- a CDS encoding cupin domain-containing protein, whose amino-acid sequence MTDTTSEQTERKLLDELYADFEDAGLIPLWTQVDGLMPMVPQPAAVPHLWRWAELLPIAQRSGELVPVGRGGERRAMALSNPGLPGLPYVTPTLWTAIQYLGPREVAPSHRHSQGAFRFVVEGEGVWTNVDGDAVAMRRGDLLLTPSWAFHEHQNVTDEPMAWLDGLDIPLVSKLDAGFFEFGPDELSTRETPERSRGQRLWGHPGLRPISRPDQPNSPLNAYRWEHTDAALTAQLELEQEGVPGVLEPGHAGVRFSNPTTGRDALVTMRTEMRRLRAGTQTTPVRTVGSAVWQVFEGEAVAQVGDKVFEIAKGDLFVVPSWCEVSLSARTQVDFFRFSDEPVYEALGLARTSRGEHK is encoded by the coding sequence ATGACCGACACCACCAGCGAACAGACCGAGCGCAAGCTGCTCGACGAGCTGTACGCGGATTTCGAGGACGCGGGTCTGATCCCGCTGTGGACCCAGGTGGACGGCCTCATGCCGATGGTGCCGCAGCCAGCCGCGGTGCCGCACCTGTGGCGGTGGGCGGAGCTGCTGCCCATCGCGCAGCGCTCCGGAGAGCTCGTGCCGGTGGGCCGTGGTGGCGAGCGCCGCGCCATGGCCCTCTCCAACCCCGGCCTTCCGGGCCTTCCTTACGTCACCCCGACCCTGTGGACCGCGATCCAGTACCTGGGACCCCGCGAGGTCGCACCCTCGCACAGGCACAGCCAGGGGGCCTTCCGGTTCGTGGTCGAAGGCGAGGGCGTATGGACCAACGTCGACGGGGACGCGGTGGCGATGCGACGGGGTGACCTGCTGCTCACGCCGAGCTGGGCCTTCCACGAGCACCAGAACGTCACCGATGAGCCGATGGCCTGGCTCGACGGCCTGGACATCCCGCTCGTCTCCAAGCTGGACGCCGGCTTCTTCGAGTTCGGCCCCGACGAGCTCTCCACCCGTGAGACCCCCGAGCGCTCGCGCGGCCAGCGACTGTGGGGCCACCCCGGACTGCGCCCGATCAGCCGGCCTGACCAGCCCAACTCCCCGCTGAACGCGTACCGCTGGGAGCACACCGATGCCGCTTTGACCGCCCAGCTGGAGTTGGAGCAGGAGGGTGTGCCCGGCGTGCTCGAGCCCGGGCACGCCGGAGTCCGCTTCTCGAACCCCACCACTGGCAGGGACGCCCTGGTCACGATGCGCACCGAGATGCGCCGTCTGAGGGCCGGCACCCAGACCACCCCGGTGCGCACGGTCGGCTCCGCGGTCTGGCAGGTGTTCGAGGGTGAGGCGGTCGCGCAGGTCGGCGACAAGGTCTTCGAGATCGCCAAGGGCGACCTGTTCGTCGTCCCGTCCTGGTGCGAGGTCTCGCTGTCCGCCCGCACCCAGGTCGACTTCTTCCGCTTCAGCGACGAGCCCGTCTACGAGGCCCTCGGTCTCGCCCGTACCTCCCGAGGAGAACACAAGTGA